One window of Triticum dicoccoides isolate Atlit2015 ecotype Zavitan chromosome 5A, WEW_v2.0, whole genome shotgun sequence genomic DNA carries:
- the LOC119298597 gene encoding DNA (cytosine-5)-methyltransferase DRM2-like — protein MSQDWTSNSDDSDKFDWDSDGEAEPSLAPAMRNFDAPGPSTLSSNGWINGEAPPTSLIEGYVAMGFPKEMVVRSIKEIGHSDADALLELLLTYKALGDDDDAVGNHSTSGCNPTIVEDDDDLDFEKWDGDDDTGGRVSSSDDSGYEEFLREMSDKDEKINSLRDMGFSEDEANMAITICGVDADLSVLVDSISASQVTEVCHSRNLSDHQVTARCFDSFGGRKRARLIEESKKKRKRYGGGAQGKRPSSDGSDEESMPLPNPMVGFNLPAARKRGYIHNLPTEKRSPLLPLPPKTIFEAFPHYKKWWPSWDQRTHFNCLQTCTASAPVTEWIQQKLSSSGNPPPQSVQKYVRHQCSKWNLVWVGKDKAAPLEPHEMEYLLGFPKDHTRGFGKTQRYKSLGNSFQVDTVAYHLSVLRDMFPNGITVPSLFTGIGGGEVALHKLGIHRAVVSVEICKANRKILRSWWDQTQTGTLIEIADVESLKDDEIASYVSRFGGFDLVIGGSPCCCLDHMDNMHSHDAVIRFPSIDDFKLFKECAAYKDLMQMWASKVWTRRDAWSHYSAGNLRSHKAVEDTVHATSADGFKLFKGSTAYKDGNLDFHQGQDNNKRKNWDILVTLTYSIGNTLKLGMHNDDD, from the exons ATGTCACAGGACTGGACCAGTAATAGTGATGATAGTGATAAGTTTGACTGGGACAGTGATGGTGAGGCTGAGCCCTCATTGGCTCCGGCGATGAGGAACTTCGATGCTCCTGGCCCATCCACACTC AGTTCCAATGGGTGGATCAACGGGGAAGCGCCGCCTACTTCTTTGATTGAGGGATATGTGGCAATGGGCTTCCCAAAAGAGATGGTCGTGAGGAGTATCAAGGAGATTG GACATAGTGATGCAGATGCGCTGCTCGAGCTACTCCTCACGTACAAG GCActaggtgatgatgatgatgcagtggGCAATCACTCTACTTCTGGCTGCAACCCCACTATTGttgaagatgatgatgatcttgattttGAGAAGTGGGATGGTGATGATGATACTGGTGGTAGAGTGTCAAGCTCTGATGATTCTGGttatgag GAGTTTCTACGAGAGATGTCAGACAAGGACGAGAAGATCAACTCATTGCGAGACATGGGCttttctgaagatgaagcaaacaTGGCCATTACGATATGTG GTGTGGATGCTGATCTCTCTGTATTGGTCGACTCGATTAGTGCATCACAGGTTACAGAAGTTTGTCACTCTAGAAACTTATCTGACCATCAG GTTACAGCTAGATGCTTCGATTCCTTTGGAGGGAGAAAGAGGGCAAGATTGATTGAAGAGAGCAAGAAAAAGAGGAAGCGATATGGAGGTGGAGCACAAGGCAAACGACCTTCCTCGGATGGCAGCGATGAGGAATCAATGCCTCTCCCAAACCCAATGGTTGGGTTTAACCTTCCTG CTGCCAGGAAAAGGGGATATATCCACAATTTGCCAACCGAGAAAAGATCACCGCTTCTCCCTCTGCCTCCAAAGACAATTTTTGAGGCATTCCCTCATTACAAGAAGTGGTGGCCATCCTGGGACCAGAGAACGCACTTCAATTGCTTGCAAACATGTACGGCAAGTGCACCGGTGACAGAATGGATCCAGCAGAAACTTTCAAGCTCAGGCAATCCACCACCTCAAAGTGTACAGAAATATGTCAGGCATCAGTGCTCAAAATGGAACCTTGTTTGGGTTGGCAAAGACAAAGCTGCTCCATTGGAACCTCATGAGATGGAGTATCTTCTTGGTTTCCCAAAGGACCACACAAGAGGCTTCGGCAAGACACAGAGATACAAGTCTCTCGGCAACTCATTCCAAGTCGACACGGTCGCTTACCACTTGTCAGTGCTGAGGGACATGTTTCCCAATGGTATTACTGTGCCATCCTTGTTCACTGGCATCGGAGGAGGAGAGGTCGCCTTGCACAAGCTTGGGATCCACAGGGCAGTAGTTTCTGTTGAGATATGCAAAGCTAATAGGAAGATTTTGAGGAGTTGGTGGGATCAAACCCAGACAGGCACGTTGATTGAGATAGCTGATGTGGAATCCCTCAAGGATGATGAAATTGCATCATATGTTAGTAGATTTGGCGGCTTCGACTTGGTGATTGGGGGCAGCCCAT GTTGTTGTCTGGATCATATGGACAATATGCACAGTCACGATGCTGTTATCCGTTTTCCATCAA TTGACGACTTCAAATTATTCAAGGAGTGTGCGGCGTACAAGGAT TTGATGCAGATGTGGGCATCGAAGGTCTGGACGCGGAGAGATGCCTGGAGCCATTACAGTGCAGGCAATCTCAG GTCCCACAAGGCAGTGGAGGATACAGTGCACGCAACCTCAG CTGACGGCTTCAAATTATTCAAGGGGAGCACGGCTTACAAGGAT GGGAACCTTGATTTTCATCAAGGACAAGACAATAATAAG AGAAAAAATTGGGATATCTTAGTTACTCTTACCTACAGCATTGGAAACACGCTCAAGCTAGGCATGCACAATGATGACGATTAG